The genomic DNA TTTATATCGTTCTTTATCTAATTTCATTTCTTTTATAATTGTTGTCAATAAACGAACAGAATCTTGAGAATCATAAATCGTAAAGTTAGAAGGGTATCCTAATTTATCTGCTTCTGATCGTAATATACGCGCAAAAACAGAGTGAAAAGTTCCCATCCACAAGTTTTTAGCCTCACTATGCCCTACTACCCCTGCAATACGCTCCTTCATTTCACGTGCTGCTTTATTTGTAAAAGTTAGTGACAATATGTTAAACGCATCAACCCCTTGCTGCATCAAGTGAGCAATTCTATAAGTTAGCACCCTTGTTTTTCCTGATCCTGCACCTGCTATTATTATCATTGGGCCGTCTTTTTGTAAAACGGCTGCTCTTTGTGGTTCGTTAAGTTGCTCTAAATAAGTTTCCAAGTATTATTTTTATTGAAAGAATTTGATGCTCGAAATTTAAGTATTCTTTAGTTGCTATTATTAGTGTAATCCTTTTTTTTATTCACAAATTTCTCTTTGCTATTCTTTATTTCCTTAAAGTTTCGCTGCTTACTCGATAATAGTTGAATATTTTTTATTTCTTTTAAATAAATTATTCTGGTAGTTAGTACTATATTCGCACTCTTAGAAGTTATTATTTTATGGAAAACAAAATATTAGAAGGGCTAAGTTATGCTTTGCCTGCCATTGTAACTGGTTTAGTAGCCTATTATTTTTTTAGTAGCTTTTTGAAACATAATGCAACTGAAAAAAAATTTAAGGCTTTGGCTGAAAGAAAAAGAGCGTCTTTGCCTATAAAACTCCAAGCTTATGAACGTTTGCTCTTATTTTGCGAGCGTATTCATCCATTAAAGTTATTGGTCAGAGTAAAACCTATTGGAAATAACACCAACGCTTATTTACAACTACTTATTGGTAATATGGAACAAGAATTTGACCATAATCTTGTACAACAAATTTATATTTCTGAAGATACTTGGACTGCCATTATTACAGCTAAAATTGCAATTATAAACAAGTTAAAAGAGCTTTCTGAAACTGCCAAAACTGCTGATGAGTTAAGAGAAAATATCTTAGCTAATTATTCTAAAAATATTTCTCCTACTGAAACCGCGATTTCTTTTATTAAAAATGAAGTAAGAAAGCTTTTATAAAAGTGGAGTACTTGGGGGTATGTTCTTAAATTCATGAAATTAGGAGTTCCTTCTAAAAGATCACCTTGGTACAAAATATACCAAGGTGATTTTTTTATTAAGGTTATTTTTCAATAGGCAACTTATGATTACTTCCCCATTCTGTCCATGAGCCGTCATAAACACCATAGTTTTTATAGTTTGCTATATCTGCTCCTAACGCTAATATACAAGCAGTAATTCCTGATCCGCAAGAAAACATCATCTTTACTTTTTCTTTGTTCACCTTTTCAAATAAGATTTCTAATTGACGCGAAGATTTCATCAACCCTCCCTCTTGTAACAGTCCATAAGGTAAGTTAATTGCACTAGGAATATGACCTGATCTTACTTCTTTTCTTGGTTCAGGCTCTTCTCCTTTAAATCTACTGGAAGAGCGCGCATCAATTATTAATGAATCTTTTACACTCAGTACAGTTAATAATTCTTTTGTGCTAATTATCTTTTTATTTTGGAAATTCACCGTAAAATTTCCTCTTGTTTTCGCAGTTATGATTTTCTTATCTTCCGTAGGAAAGCCTTTACTTTTCCATTCAGGGAAACCTCCATTTAAAACTGCAACATTTTCAAAGCCCATCACTTTAAACATCCACCAAACTCTAGGACTTGAATAAGTTCCTAAATCATCATAAACAATGATACAACTGTCTTTTGAAATTCCTAGCTTTTGGCTTTCCTCTTCAAATTTATCAGGAGGCAGCATTGTATTCGGTAATGGAGAATTTTGATCCGAAAAAATAGTTTTTAAATCGAAAAATAAAGCTCCTTTTATTTGTTTCTCTTCTTCCTTAAAATCATCTTTATTTCCTATTTTTTTTATCGTTGCATTTAATATTACCAAATTCTGATTCTCCATATTTTCATACAGCCAATCAACAAATACAATAGCTTTATGTACTCTTAATTCCATAAATAAAACTTATTACTATACGACCCTTTATTTATTTAACAGCTTCATAATGATCATCCCAATTTTTTGGAGCTGGTATTCCTAATTTGCCAACTGACTTTGCTACAATCATAGAAACAGTTGCATCTCCTGTTACATTTATTGTTGTTCTTAACATATCTAAAGGTCTATCAACAGCAAAAATTAAGGCCAATGCTACAGGGTACAAATCTTTTGGAAATCCCACTGACTCTAACACTATAACTAACATCACCATTCCCGCTCCTGGCACAGCGGCACTTCCTATTGACGCTAATAACGCTGTTAACACAATAGACATTTGATTCGCAAATCCAAGCCCCTCTGGCCATAGCACCTGCATTACAAAAACAGCTGCTACTGCTTGATACAAGCTTGTTCCATCCATATTTATAGTTGCTCCAACTGGTAACACAAAACTTGATACTTCCTTATCTACTCCTATATGCTCTTCTACACGCTCCATCGTTACAGGCAAGGTTGCCGCGCTTGAACTTGTTGAAAAAGCCAATAATTGAGCTGGACTCAATTGTTTTAAAAACCACATAGGGTTTTTCTTAGTGTAAATACTAACCAAAATACAATAAAAAATAACCATTGCTAACAAACCAATAATCACCACTCCTGCATATTTTAACAAGGCTAATAAAACTTTTGGGTCTCCTGAAGTAACCATAACATTTGCCAGTAATGCAAAGACAGCATAAGGAGAAACTAACATAATGATATCTACCATTTTAAGAATAGCATCATTTAAACTATCAAAAAAGTTTTTTAATGGTGCAGCTTTCTTTTCCCCTATCAACAACATTGAAATTCCTAAAAATATAGTAAAAAATATAACCCGTAACATCGCCTTATTATCACTCATCGCCTTTACAGCATTATCTGGAACCATATTTACTACGAATTCCAATGGTCCACTTTTTTGCTGTTTTGTAGCCTCTGTTATTTTGGCAGAAATACTAGAGCTCCCTGCATATTTTTCTGTTAACTTATCTACTGTTTCTTGAGAAATTCCATTGCCAGGTTCAATCATATTTACTAGAAAAAGACCTATAGTAATAGCAGCTATAGTCGTTCCTATATAAATGATAATGGTTCTAACACCTATATTTTTAAATTTTGAAATATCTTTTAAATCTGAAATCCCTTTTATTAATGATGCAACTATTAGAGGCACTGCTATTAACTTCAATAATTTCACAAAAATAGTTCCTAATGGTTTTATCCAATCAGCCACAAAATCCTTCCAACCAAATTTAAGGGCTAAAAAACCGAATATCAATCCCACAACCATCCCTATTAAAATTTGCCAATGCAATGCTATTTTTTTCATATCTACTAAGTAATTTATGTTTTTATTAACTTTTACAAGTTATGGGTAAAGATAAAAAATACTATAAAGCATCCTATTTTTAATGCTCTTTTTTAGTTTTTCTTGTGACTTCCTTTTTGTATCTTGTGTCTTAATTTATGTAAAAACATATTTATCATTCATATTTAAACAATAAAAATGGCAGGAATTTTAGATTTATTGAATAGCGACTTAGGGAAAACGATTATTTCAGGTGTAGCAGGATCTACTGGGCAAGACACAGGAAAAACAAGTAGTGTTTTAACGATGGCTTTACCAGTGCTAATGAAAGCAATGCAACGAAATACCACTACTCCAGAAGGTGCTGCGGGGTTGATGGGAGCTTTAAAGAAACATGACGGAGGTATTTTGGATAACTTAGGCGATTTATTTGGAGGTGGTGTTAACGATGATGTGACACAAGACGGAAGCAAAATTCTAAACCATGTTTTAGGTGATAAACAACAAGGTGTAACACAAATCATTGGTCAAAAAGCTGGAATAGATAGCGGTTCAGTTGCCAATATTTTAAAAACAGCTACTCCTCTTTTAATGGGAGTGCTAGGACAGCAATCACGTCAAAATAATGTAAATAATTCAAATCAACTGAATGGTTTACTAGGAGGGTTGCTAGGTGGTAACGATACACAACAAGAACAAAGCTTTTTAGAAAAAATTTTAGATGCTGATGGTGACGGAAGCGTTATTGACGATGTAGCTGGAATGATTTTAGGAGGTGGAGAACAAGGAAAATCTGGAGGTCTTGGTGGGCTTCTTGGCGGTTTATTTGGAAAATAATTGCCATTTTTACAAAAAATATAAAAGGTCAAACAAATTTTGCTTGACCTTTTTCTTTTATATACTTTTGCATCAAACTTTATTATTCTTATGGAGAAATTAAAACAGCGTTGGGGAATTACGAATAACTGGAGTGTTATAGCAATATTTATTGTATTTGCCATCAATGGCTCTTTTGCCGCTTGGGTTGCCAAACCTATCACTACTTTCTTAGGGATTTCTCCTGATATAACTAGCCCTTGGATATACTACCCATTGCGCATATTACTCATTTTTCCTATTTATCAAACTACCTTACCTATCGTAGGCTGGCTCTTTGGACAATTTAGCTTCTTTTGGGAATTTGAAAAAAAGTTTCTAAGCCGATTAGGGCTAGGGTTTTTATTTAAAAAATAAGTTTTAAACTCTTTAAAAGTAACTTCTTTTTTTACCTCTTTTCCATTGCTCTATTATCTTTTTTAAAGATATAAGAATAACACCACATTAAAGTAAAAGTAGGAAGTACATCTATCCCTGGCATTGCTTCTTCTATAAAATTTAAAACCGCTCCTATTTTTCCCTTTTTTCCATCATACATTCTCATCATCAAATAAGCAGATATAGGTGCCCATATAATATCTAATAATTCACCTACTCCTGGAATTATAAAAGAAACATACCCTATCACATCAAAAAGTAAACTCAATACTA from Tenacibaculum maritimum NCIMB 2154 includes the following:
- a CDS encoding DUF7935 family protein, whose product is MENKILEGLSYALPAIVTGLVAYYFFSSFLKHNATEKKFKALAERKRASLPIKLQAYERLLLFCERIHPLKLLVRVKPIGNNTNAYLQLLIGNMEQEFDHNLVQQIYISEDTWTAIITAKIAIINKLKELSETAKTADELRENILANYSKNISPTETAISFIKNEVRKLL
- a CDS encoding sulfurtransferase yields the protein MELRVHKAIVFVDWLYENMENQNLVILNATIKKIGNKDDFKEEEKQIKGALFFDLKTIFSDQNSPLPNTMLPPDKFEEESQKLGISKDSCIIVYDDLGTYSSPRVWWMFKVMGFENVAVLNGGFPEWKSKGFPTEDKKIITAKTRGNFTVNFQNKKIISTKELLTVLSVKDSLIIDARSSSRFKGEEPEPRKEVRSGHIPSAINLPYGLLQEGGLMKSSRQLEILFEKVNKEKVKMMFSCGSGITACILALGADIANYKNYGVYDGSWTEWGSNHKLPIEK
- a CDS encoding dicarboxylate/amino acid:cation symporter, coding for MKKIALHWQILIGMVVGLIFGFLALKFGWKDFVADWIKPLGTIFVKLLKLIAVPLIVASLIKGISDLKDISKFKNIGVRTIIIYIGTTIAAITIGLFLVNMIEPGNGISQETVDKLTEKYAGSSSISAKITEATKQQKSGPLEFVVNMVPDNAVKAMSDNKAMLRVIFFTIFLGISMLLIGEKKAAPLKNFFDSLNDAILKMVDIIMLVSPYAVFALLANVMVTSGDPKVLLALLKYAGVVIIGLLAMVIFYCILVSIYTKKNPMWFLKQLSPAQLLAFSTSSSAATLPVTMERVEEHIGVDKEVSSFVLPVGATINMDGTSLYQAVAAVFVMQVLWPEGLGFANQMSIVLTALLASIGSAAVPGAGMVMLVIVLESVGFPKDLYPVALALIFAVDRPLDMLRTTINVTGDATVSMIVAKSVGKLGIPAPKNWDDHYEAVK
- a CDS encoding DUF937 domain-containing protein, yielding MAGILDLLNSDLGKTIISGVAGSTGQDTGKTSSVLTMALPVLMKAMQRNTTTPEGAAGLMGALKKHDGGILDNLGDLFGGGVNDDVTQDGSKILNHVLGDKQQGVTQIIGQKAGIDSGSVANILKTATPLLMGVLGQQSRQNNVNNSNQLNGLLGGLLGGNDTQQEQSFLEKILDADGDGSVIDDVAGMILGGGEQGKSGGLGGLLGGLFGK
- a CDS encoding DUF6787 family protein, which codes for MEKLKQRWGITNNWSVIAIFIVFAINGSFAAWVAKPITTFLGISPDITSPWIYYPLRILLIFPIYQTTLPIVGWLFGQFSFFWEFEKKFLSRLGLGFLFKK